The following are encoded together in the Capsulimonas corticalis genome:
- the rpmH gene encoding 50S ribosomal protein L34, with translation MKRPYQPNVRHKMKTHGFRERMSSNDGRNVLKRRRAKGRYKLTVTHSVKIEKG, from the coding sequence ATGAAGCGACCTTACCAGCCGAATGTCCGGCACAAAATGAAGACGCATGGTTTCCGCGAGCGCATGAGCTCCAACGACGGCCGCAATGTCCTGAAGCGCCGCCGCGCCAAGGGCCGCTACAAGCTGACCGTCACGCACTCCGTCAAGATCGAAAAGGGCTAA
- the rnpA gene encoding ribonuclease P protein component, whose translation MLPRYARLKRNRDFRAVYARRRSFHGGVLMLYVRPRTAAERSQGLTAPRFGFVISKKVSKRANIRNRIKRRLREICRLHVLTKMRTDAAVDVMIVARTSATDANFSRLMADVESLGRQAGLF comes from the coding sequence ATGCTGCCGCGCTACGCCCGGCTGAAGCGTAACCGCGATTTTCGCGCTGTTTACGCTCGCCGGCGCTCCTTTCATGGCGGCGTTTTGATGCTTTACGTTCGTCCCCGGACCGCGGCGGAGCGATCCCAGGGATTGACGGCGCCACGGTTCGGTTTCGTGATCAGCAAGAAAGTATCGAAGCGCGCGAACATACGCAACCGGATCAAACGCCGATTGCGCGAAATTTGCCGGCTGCACGTGCTAACAAAGATGCGCACGGACGCCGCCGTGGATGTCATGATCGTCGCGCGGACGTCGGCGACGGACGCTAATTTTTCCCGCCTGATGGCCGATGTCGAATCGCTCGGTCGTCAGGCTGGATTATTCTAA
- the yidD gene encoding membrane protein insertion efficiency factor YidD — translation MLRRLLIGCIRVYQRGISRWTPATCRFTPSCSEYAAQALEKHGVFRGTGMAVMRLLRCHPFHPGGHDPVV, via the coding sequence CTGCTTCGGCGCTTGCTGATCGGCTGTATCCGGGTGTATCAGCGCGGTATTTCACGCTGGACGCCCGCAACTTGCCGGTTTACGCCCAGCTGTTCCGAATACGCCGCGCAGGCGCTGGAAAAACACGGGGTTTTCCGTGGGACGGGCATGGCGGTCATGCGCCTGCTTCGCTGTCATCCGTTTCACCCCGGCGGACACGATCCCGTCGTTTGA